The following coding sequences lie in one Pseudomonas sp. B33.4 genomic window:
- a CDS encoding c-type cytochrome yields the protein MRAIRLTLLMALSLALFGCGEDPEPPATTHNNAMPKDPALAQIYANSCQLCHANPAANAPLTGDRKAWEPRIRQGTDTLLDHAINGYNGMPPMGQCVECSEEQFLQLIGFMADQPLPE from the coding sequence ATGCGGGCAATCCGACTCACATTATTAATGGCGTTATCGCTGGCGCTGTTCGGCTGCGGCGAAGACCCCGAACCCCCGGCCACCACCCACAACAACGCCATGCCCAAAGACCCGGCACTGGCGCAGATCTACGCCAACAGTTGTCAGCTCTGCCACGCAAACCCGGCGGCCAACGCACCGCTCACCGGCGACCGCAAAGCCTGGGAGCCGCGCATCCGGCAGGGCACCGACACGCTGCTCGACCACGCCATCAACGGTTACAACGGCATGCCGCCGATGGGCCAGTGCGTCGAGTGCTCGGAAGAACAATTCCTGCAATTGATCGGCTTCATGGCCGACCAGCCCCTCCCAGAATAA
- a CDS encoding NADP-dependent glyceraldehyde-3-phosphate dehydrogenase has translation MTTANILGNLFPSVSDIPEKYRLDAQVEQREYLVDGQLRRWDGPLATVRSPVYLKGDNGDEQVILGSTPLLDADTALTALDAAVRAYDRGQGLWPTMRVAERIQHVEAFLGRMRQQRDAVVKLLMWEIGKNLKDSEKEFDRTCDYIVDTINALKELDRRSSRFELEQDTLGQIRRVPLGVALCMGPYNYPLNETFTTLIPALIMGNTVVFKPAKLGVLLIRPLLEAFRDSFPTGVINVIYGSGRETVSALMASGKIDIFAFIGTNKAASDLKKLHPKPHRLRAALGLDAKNPGIVLPEVDLENAVSEAVTGSLSFNGQRCTALKILFVHEDVVDSFIEKFNARLATLKPGMPWDSGVSLTPLPESGKVDYLHGLVADARSKGAEVVNPNGGESRESFFYPAVLYPVNPQMRVYQEEQFGPVVPIVPYRHLDTVIDYVLESDFGQQLSIFGTNPVAVGRLVDTFANQVGRINLNAQCQRGPDTYPFNGRKNSAEGTLSVHDALRVFSIRTLVATKFQDSNKDLISEIIRGRDSSFLTTDYIF, from the coding sequence ATGACCACAGCAAACATCCTTGGCAATCTGTTCCCTTCTGTCAGCGACATCCCGGAAAAATACCGCCTCGACGCTCAGGTCGAGCAACGTGAATATCTGGTCGACGGCCAGTTGCGCCGCTGGGACGGCCCGCTCGCCACCGTGCGCAGCCCGGTCTATCTGAAAGGTGACAATGGCGACGAACAAGTCATTCTCGGCAGCACGCCGCTGCTTGATGCCGACACCGCCCTCACCGCCCTCGACGCCGCCGTTCGCGCATACGACCGTGGCCAGGGCCTGTGGCCGACCATGCGCGTAGCCGAACGCATTCAGCACGTCGAAGCCTTCCTCGGCCGCATGCGCCAACAGCGCGATGCCGTGGTGAAGTTGCTGATGTGGGAAATCGGCAAGAACCTCAAGGACTCGGAAAAAGAGTTCGACCGTACCTGCGACTACATCGTCGATACCATCAATGCACTCAAGGAACTCGACCGCCGCTCCAGCCGATTCGAGCTGGAGCAGGACACCCTAGGGCAGATCCGCCGCGTGCCGCTCGGCGTAGCGCTGTGCATGGGCCCTTACAACTATCCGCTGAACGAAACCTTCACCACGCTGATTCCGGCGCTGATCATGGGCAACACCGTGGTGTTCAAACCGGCCAAGCTCGGCGTGCTGCTGATCCGTCCGCTGCTCGAAGCGTTCCGGGACAGCTTCCCCACCGGCGTGATCAACGTGATCTACGGCAGCGGCCGCGAAACCGTCAGCGCACTGATGGCCAGCGGCAAGATCGACATCTTCGCCTTCATCGGCACCAACAAGGCTGCCAGCGACCTGAAGAAACTGCACCCCAAACCACACCGCTTGCGTGCGGCGCTGGGGCTGGATGCGAAGAACCCGGGCATCGTCTTGCCGGAAGTCGACCTTGAAAACGCCGTCAGCGAAGCGGTGACCGGCTCGCTGTCGTTCAACGGCCAGCGCTGCACCGCGCTGAAAATCCTCTTCGTCCATGAAGACGTGGTTGACAGCTTCATTGAAAAATTCAACGCCAGATTGGCCACGCTGAAACCGGGCATGCCGTGGGACAGCGGCGTGTCGCTGACTCCGCTGCCGGAATCGGGCAAGGTCGATTACCTGCACGGGCTAGTCGCCGATGCGCGCAGTAAAGGCGCCGAAGTGGTCAACCCGAATGGCGGCGAATCCCGCGAGTCGTTCTTCTACCCGGCGGTGCTGTACCCGGTGAATCCGCAGATGCGCGTGTATCAGGAAGAGCAATTCGGCCCGGTGGTGCCGATCGTGCCGTACCGTCACCTCGATACCGTGATCGATTACGTGCTGGAGTCGGATTTCGGCCAGCAGTTGAGCATCTTCGGCACCAACCCGGTGGCGGTCGGCCGCCTGGTCGACACCTTTGCCAACCAGGTCGGGCGGATCAACCTCAACGCCCAGTGCCAGCGCGGGCCGGACACCTATCCGTTCAATGGCCGCAAGAATTCCGCCGAAGGTACGCTCTCGGTGCACGATGCGTTGCGCGTGTTCTCGATCCGTACGCTGGTGGCGACCAAGTTCCAGGACAGTAACAAGGACTTGATCAGCGAGATCATTCGCGGACGTGATTCGAGCTTCCTGACCACCGATTACATCTTCTGA
- a CDS encoding DUF3302 domain-containing protein: MLDYFALGVLVFAGLVLFYGIIVLHDIPYEIAVHRKHPHQDAIHATGWVSLFTLHALWPFLWIWAMAYREDRGWGFGDGKSVQNHVVRLEQQVVELQGRLERLEALNATAPHNREG, from the coding sequence ATGCTGGATTACTTTGCGCTAGGGGTTTTGGTGTTTGCCGGGCTCGTACTGTTTTACGGGATCATCGTGTTGCACGACATTCCCTATGAGATTGCCGTCCATCGTAAACACCCGCATCAGGATGCGATCCATGCCACTGGCTGGGTCAGTCTGTTCACGCTGCATGCGCTCTGGCCTTTCCTGTGGATCTGGGCGATGGCCTATCGAGAAGATCGCGGCTGGGGCTTCGGTGACGGTAAATCCGTGCAAAACCATGTCGTTCGCCTGGAGCAACAGGTGGTCGAACTGCAAGGACGCCTCGAACGACTCGAAGCGCTGAACGCCACTGCTCCCCACAACAGGGAGGGCTGA